The proteins below come from a single Oscillatoria sp. FACHB-1407 genomic window:
- a CDS encoding branched-chain amino acid transaminase translates to MHNFLPIAYFQNQFVPFTDAKISVATHALHYGTAAFGGLRGIPDPQNPKQILLFRLDRHCQRLSSSARFLHFDLPADKIQQIITDFVLKNQPTTSFYIRPLVYTSDLGISPRLHSVEKDFFVYGLELGDYLSPQGVTCRISSWYRQEDRSLPLRGKISGAYITSSLAKTEAVESGFDEAILMNSQGKVSEASGMNVFIVRNGTLVTPGFEQDILEGITRNSILTIAKDLGIPTVERAIDKSELFIADEVFLSGTAARITPVSRIENYQFSSDRPITEKLRDKLTAITENRDPQYKDWVFTIPLN, encoded by the coding sequence ATGCATAACTTTTTGCCGATCGCCTACTTTCAAAATCAATTTGTTCCGTTTACAGATGCCAAGATTTCAGTTGCAACCCACGCACTGCACTACGGCACTGCCGCCTTCGGTGGACTGAGAGGCATCCCCGATCCTCAAAACCCCAAGCAGATTTTGCTGTTCCGGCTCGATCGGCATTGTCAACGGCTCAGTAGTAGTGCCCGATTCCTCCACTTTGATCTGCCCGCTGATAAAATCCAGCAAATCATTACAGATTTTGTTCTCAAAAACCAGCCAACCACATCGTTTTACATCCGCCCGTTAGTTTACACCTCCGATTTAGGCATCTCTCCCCGGTTGCATAGCGTCGAAAAGGATTTCTTTGTCTATGGGTTAGAGTTGGGCGATTACCTGTCCCCTCAAGGGGTCACCTGCCGCATTAGCTCGTGGTATCGCCAGGAAGATCGCAGTTTGCCACTACGGGGCAAGATTAGTGGGGCATACATTACCTCGTCGCTAGCCAAAACGGAAGCGGTAGAGTCGGGATTTGATGAGGCGATTTTGATGAATTCTCAGGGCAAAGTGAGCGAAGCCTCTGGAATGAATGTCTTTATTGTGAGAAATGGAACCCTGGTCACACCTGGGTTTGAGCAAGATATCCTGGAAGGGATCACGCGAAACAGCATTTTGACGATCGCCAAGGATCTTGGCATCCCCACAGTGGAGCGAGCGATCGACAAGTCAGAGCTATTTATTGCCGATGAGGTGTTTCTCAGCGGTACAGCGGCTCGGATCACTCCCGTCAGTCGCATTGAGAATTATCAGTTTTCGAGCGATCGCCCCATCACTGAAAAACTACGGGATAAGCTCACTGCCATCACTGAAAACCGCGATCCCCAATACAAAGATTGGGTTTTCACAATTCCGCTGAACTAA